CGAAAAAGTATTCCATGGTGAGTTTGAAATGTTTCGCTCTACAAGTTCTTGATTAAAGGCAGGTTATAATGATGAGAATTGCCATTGATGCAATGGGTGGCGATCATGCACCAAAGTCTATTGTAGAAGGTGTCATGAAAGCTGTTGAGAAATATAATGATGTTACGTTTACCCTTGTTGGGGATGAAAATAAAATACGACCATACTTAACAAATGAAAAACAAATAACGATTTTACATACAGATGAGGTTATATCAGGAGATGAGGAGCCGGTACGGGCTGTACGCCGTAAAAAGAACGCCTCAATGGTCTTGATGGCCAAAGAAGTGAAAGAAGCACGAGCAGATGCCTGCATTTCAGCAGGGAACACAGGTGCCTTGATGACAGCAGGACTATTGATTGTTGGCCGCATTAAAGGGATTGAACGACCTGCGTTATCACCGACTTTACCAACCGGCGACGGTAAAGGATTTGTCATGATGGATGTAGGTGCCAATGCAGATGCGAAACCAGAACATCTATTTCAATATGCCTTGATGGGATCCATCTATGCAGAAAAAGTTCGTGGTATAAAAGCTCCTCGTGTAGGATTATTGAACGTGGGAACAGAAGATAAAAAAGGAAATGAACTGACTAAAGCTGCTTTTGAATATATCAAAGAATCCAATGCAGTTCACTTTGTCGGAAATGTAGAGGCAAGGGACCTTTTAAATGGTGTAGCAGATGTTGTGGTGACAGACGGATTTACCGGAAATATCACGTTAAAAGCAATTGAAGGAACAGCTCTTTCTGTCTTTGACATGCTAAAAGAGGCGCTGACAAGTGACTTGAAAAGCAAGCTTGCAGCTGCCGTGTTGAAACCAAAACTAAAAACAATAAAAAACAAAATGGATTACTCTGAATACGGCGGAGCGGCTTTATTTGGACTAAAGGCGCCAGTTGTTAAGGCTCATGGTTCTTCAGATGACAATGCAGTGTTCAATGCCATCCGTCAAACACGCGAAATGCTTCAGAAAGAAATGGTTGGTACCATTGCGAACACTATCGAGAAAATGGAGTTTGTGACTACACAAGAGAACGGAGGAGAATAATGGGAAAGGTTGCATTTGTTTTTCCAGGACAAGGTTCACAGATTGTTGGCATGGCCCAAGAATTAGCCACTGAATATAAAGAAGTTCAAACGGTGATTGATCAGGCAGACGAGAAATTAGGTTACAAACTCTCATCCTTAATGTTTGAAGGGCCTCAAGAAGAACTTACGCTGACCTATAATGCCCAACCTGCTCTTCTTACGTCAAGCATTGCAATCCTGCAACTGCTTAAACAATCAGGGATCAAAGCCGATTATACAGCAGGACATAGCCTTGGTGAATACTCTGCTCTTGTAGCGGCAGACGCCATCAGCTTTGAAGATGCTGTCTATACTGTGCATATGCGCGGAAAGTACATGGAAGAAGCAGTTCCAGCTGGTGTTGGTTCCATGGCGGCCGTACTTGGTCTTGACGAAGGTTTATTGAAAGAGGCTTGTGAGGAGGCATCCGTGGAAGCCGGACCTGTTCAACTTGCAAACTTAAATTGTCCAGGTCAGATTGTTATTTCCGGGTCCGCAAAAGGTGTGTCGCTGGCTTCTGATAAGGCGAAGGAAAAAGGGGCCAAAAGAGTGATTCCTCTTGTAGTCAGCGGACCTTTTCATTCCAGTTTGATGAAACCTGCAGCATCTAAGCTTGAAGATACTTTGACCTCCATTTCTATTGATGACTCTAAGATTCCTGTCATTGCAAATGTGGATGCGAAAGAAATGACAAGCGCTTCTGAAATTCCAGTAAAGCTAGTCGAGCAGCTCTACTCTCCTGTACGTTGGGAGCAATCTGTTGAAAAGCTGATCGAACTTGGCGTTGATACGTTTATTGAAGTTGGTCCAGGTAAAGTGTTATCAGGTCTTATTAAAAAAGTGAATCGCAGAGCAACAACGATTCCGGTATACGATAAGGAAACACTGCAAAAAGCGATCAATCACTTTAAAGGGGAGGGCTCTACAAATGCTTAAAGGAAAAACAGCCGTTGTTACGGGGGCGTCGCGCGGAATTGGGCGTGCCGTTGCACTTGAACTAGCAGAACAAGGTGCAAATGTAGTGGTAAACTATTCAGGAAGCGAAGCAAAAGCCTATGAAGTAGTGGAAGCTATTAAAGAAATGGGTAGCGAGGCTATCGCTGTACGTTGTAATGTCGGGAACATGGAAGACGTTCAAGCAATGATGAAAGAAGCGCTCACTCAGTTCGGTACTATTGACATCCTTGTCAATAATGCCGGTATCACCCGTGATAACCTTCTAATGCGAATGAAGGAAGACGAGTGGGATGATGTGATCAATATCAATCTAAAAGGTGTATTTAATGCGACAAAAGCAGTAACACGCCAAATGATGAAACAACGATCCGGACGAATCATCAATATTGCGTCCATTGTTGGGGTAATGGGGAATGCAGGTCAAGCAAACTATGTAGCGGCAAAAGCCGGTGTGATTGGTCTTACTAAATCAACGGCACGCGAGTTAGCTTCTCGCCATATCACCGTAAACGCAATCGCACCTGGATTCATCACAACGGATATGACGGATAAACTAACAGAAGAAGTGAAGGCGGAAATGCTCAAGCAAATCCCTCTAGCTAGATTTGGAGAAGCAAAAGACATCGCCTCTGTCGTATCTTTCCTAGCATCTGAAAAAAGTGCCTACATCACCGGCCAAACCCTCCACGTAGACGGAGGAATGGTGATGTAATAAGAATTTACCCTGATGACTGGAGTGCAAGGTGTGAGACTCCTGCGGGGGAGAAACGGTAGCTTGAGACCCCACAGGCGAAGCCGAGGAGGCTCAAGCACCGTCCCGCGGAAAGCGAATACCTGGAACGGAAGTCATCAGGGAGTTAATAAATACGACAAACACTAGTTTTTTAAAGTTAAATTCACTATAATACTTGAGGGGAGGTGAAAGTTATGGCAGATGTATTAGAGCGTGTAACAAAGATCATTGTTGATCGTTTAGGTGTAGATGAGTCCGAGGTGAACCTTGACTCCAAATTCAAAGACGATTTGGGTGCTGACTCTCTTGATGTAGTTGAACTAGTAATGGAGCTTGAAGACGAGTTTGATATGGAAATTTCAGACGATGAAGCAGAAAACATTACAACAGTTGCCGATGCGGTAAACTACATAAAAGCAAACGCTTAATCTTTCTTGATTGTCCCACTAAGGTGGGACTTTTTGTTTTTATGGGCATAATAAACTTTGAAATACAGGATAAAAATACCTTTTAGCAATAAAAGATTACGTAATATACATAATTTAAAGCAAGTTGCTATTTGTATCCTCTAAATAATTTGTTAAAATAGTAATGTTATACAACTTTCATCAACAAAAAGAAGAACGTTGCCATCTTAGTGAAAGAAGATTGTATGTTGGAGGCTCCTTTACATGACCAGAAGCAAAAGTAGAATAAATGAAATGAAAAACGAAGCAACAATAAAGAATTTTGTTATGCTTCAAGAAAAATTAGGAGTTAAGTTTCATAATGAGAAACTTTTATATCAAGCTTTCACCCATTCATCCTATGTGAATGAGCATCGCAGAAAGCCTTACGAGGACAATGAGCGTTTGGAATTTTTGGGTGACGCTGTTTTAGAGTTGACCATCTCACAATTTTTATATAAAAAATATCCAATGATGAGTGAAGGTCAATTAACAAAACTAAGAGCGTCTATTGTATGTGAACCTTCTTTGGTTTCATTCGCCAATGATCTTTCGTTCGGACAATATGTACTGCTTGGTAAAGGAGAAGAAATAACAGGTGGAAGAGCGAGACCAGCACTGCTTGCCGATGTATTTGAGGCATTTATCGGCGCCTTGTATCTGGATCTTGGCCTAGAGACTGTTTTTCAATTCCTTGAAAAGTATGTGTATCCTAAGATTAATGAAGGTGCTTTTTCTCATGTGATGGATTTTAAAAGTCAACTGCAAGAGATGATACAACGAAATGCACTTGGAATAATTGAGTATGAAGTACTAGAAGAAAAAGGCCCGGCCCACAACCGTGAATTTGTGTCTAAGGTCTCCTTGAACAAAGAAGAGATGGGGATTGGAGTCGGAAGGTCTAAAAAAGAAGCAGAACAACATGCCGCTCAATTTGCTCTCCAGAAATTAAAAAAAGTCAGAAAATGAAGGTAGGCGATCCTCTGGTGTCTCAATATACCTTAAGGATTGCTTACTTTTCTGTTACATAAGGTCCGTAAAATAGTAAACACTTCTAGCTGTTAATTGGAGCAAAAGGCGGAGACTTCTGAGGGAGATAGCGCTAGGTTGAGACCCCGCAGGCTTGCCGAAGAGGCTCTAGCAGCGCCCCTAGGAAAGCGAAACTATTTGCGTAAATTAACAGCGGCGTACCATGGAATCATTATTTTATTAGGTTAAGAAACTAAACGAGGTGAGGAATATGTACCTCAAACGATTGGAAGTAGTAGGGTTTAAGTCGTTTGCTGAAAAAATATCCGTAGATTTCGTACCAGGTGTCACAGCCGTCGTAGGTCCGAATGGAAGCGGAAAAAGTAATATTATCGATGCCATCAGATGGGTGCTGGGAGAACAATCAGCCAAATCCCTCCGCGGTTCCAAAATGGAAGATATCATTTTTGCCGGCAGTGATAGCAGAAGAGCATTAAACATGGCAGAGGTTACACTGACACTTGATAACAGTAATCGCATCTTGCCGATAGATTATATGGAAGTGAGCGTTACACGAAGGGCGCTAAGGTCCGGTGACAGTGAATTCCTGATAAATAAACAAACCTGCAGATTAAAAGACATTGTTGACCTTTTCATGGATTCCGGTCTTGGGAAGGAAGCCTTTTCCATCATCAGCCAAGGTAAAGTGGAAGAAATCCTGAGCAGTAAATCAGAAGAGCGTCGAAGTATTTTTGAAGAAGCGGCCGGTGTGCTTAAGTACAAATCCAGAAAAAAGAAAGCCGAGAGTAAACTTATGGATACCCAAGAGAATCTGAACCGGGTATCAGATATTTTACATGAGCTGGAAGGACAAGTGGAGCCGTTAAAAATACAAGCATCCATTGCCAAAGATTATCTGGAAAAAAAAGAAGAGCTTGAACAAATAGAAGTAGGCGTGACGGTGCACGAAATAGAAGAACTTCATCAAAAATGGGAACAAAATTCTCTGGAAGTTAAAAACAGCACCGAAAAAGAGCTTGTTCTATCTTCTGAATTGAGCCACAAAGAAGCAACACTTGAAAAGTATAAGGACCAAGTGGCGGCGTTGGATGAATCCATTGATTCTTTGCAACAGGCACTTTTAGTGGCTAGTTCGGAGCTGGAGAAACTTGAAGGAAGAAAAGAAGTTTTGAAGGAGCGGAAGAAGAACGCTACGACAAACCGTGCCCAATTGGAAAGTTCATCGGTGGAGCTTGCTGAATTTATTGATGCTCAAAAGAAAAGATTGGAAAGCGAAAAACTTCTTTTAGATACCCTTCGTCAAGAATTGGTATTAACAGAGCAACAACTTAAGGAAAAACAAGTGATCAACGAACAATTTGACCAAAATATCGAAGGAAAAATAGACGCTTTAAAAAGTGATTATATTGAACTTCTAAATAAACAGGCAGCAATCCGTAACGAAGTTTCTTACTTGGAGCAGCAAGAAAAGCAAGAAGGCATGAAAGTAACCCGTCTTGACGAGGGAAACCGGAAGTATGTCGATTTAAGGGCTAATACCCAACAGAAGAAAGATAAGGTGCTCACTGACCATAAACAGGTACAGGAAGAGTTGAATCAAACTGTTGACCGCTTCAGAGCTGAGCAAGCTAATCTGGAACAATTTAAGCAGTCCTATCAGAAAAAAGAAACAACCTTGTATCAAGCATACCAATTCTTGCAGCAAACACGTGCTCGAAAAGAAATGCTAGAAACCATGCAGGGAGATTTTACAGGATTCTTTCAAGGTGTTAAAGAAATTCTGAAAGCAAGGGATGAGAATAGGCTTACTGGAATTAAAGGGGCTGTTGCAGAACTCATCCAAGTAAATCAGGATGTGGAGACAGCAATTGAAATTGCCCTTGGCAGTGCGACACAGCATATCGTTGTGGACAATGAGCAAAATGCGCGAACATCCATCCAATACCTGAAAACGAACGGTTTTGGCCGTGCGACGTTCCTGCCAATGACGGTTATGAAACCTAGGACATTATCAGACTATCAAGTGAATCAGATTAGTCAACATGAAGCTTTTGTAGGATTAGCTGCTTCGCTTGTGGAGTACGACAAAGCCTATGAAAATATCGTCAATAACCTCTTGGGGAACATTGTCATCGCTAAAGACCTAAAAGGAGCCAATGCGTTGGCAGGCATCCTTCAGCACCGTTACCGGATCGTGACATTAGAAGGGGATGTGGTAAATCCCGGTGGATCTATGACAGGCGGAGCCGTTAAACAAAAATCGAATTCCCTTTTAAGTAGAGGTCGTGAACTTGATTCTATTTCAGCTAAACTAGAAGAGATGGAGAATAAAACGGCCCTGCTTGAAGATCAGGTCAAGACACTTAAGAAGAAAATAGAAGAGAAAGAGTCTCAAGTTATAGAACTAAAGGGAACTGGCGAGGAACTAAGATATAAAGAACAGCAGGTTGCAAGCTTACTTCGGGAAGTGGAACTAGAAGAGAAAAACGTCAATGAACATTTAAGTTTATATGACTATGAAAAGCAACAGCTCACCATATCCATGAAGGATGCCCTCAACAAAAAAGCAAAACTAGATGTTGATTTGAAAACGGTTGGAATGCAGATTGCTGCTCTAGACAAAGAGATTGCCGAGCTAAACTCCTTAAGGTTGGAGCAACATGCAAACAAAGAAAACGTACAAAACGAGCTGACACAATTAAAAGTTGATTATGCGGGTAAAAAAGAAAAGCTTACTAATCAATCAGAAAAAGTGGATACTATTGAAACAGACCTTAAACAAGCCACAGAAAGATTGACTGACATTAAAGAAGATCTTTCTCTACTACAAAGTGAAATGAATGATAATTCCTCAGGTGAACAAAAACTGGAAGTGGCTGCGGCTGAAAAGTTACAAGACAAAAATACCACTATGAAGCTTATAGCGGAACGTCGTGCAGAAAGGCTTTCTTACCACGAAAAGGTGGAACAAGAAGAGCTTGAATTGAAAGATTTAAAAAGGCAGTATAAACAGCTTACTGAAGTTTTGAAGGCGGAAGAAGTGAAAATGAACCGTCTGGATGTGGAATTAGATAATAGACTTCACCATTTAAGGGAAGAGTATATGCTGTCCTTTGAAGCGGCAAAAGCAGATTATCCACTTGAGATGGAGTTAGAAGAAGCGCGTAAAAAGTTAAAACTGATCAAGCTTGCCATCGAGGAGCTTGGCACAGTCAATATCGCGGCAATAGAGGAATATGATCGAGTAAGCGAGCGATATACATTCCTTAAGGTACAAAAGGACGATCTTCAAGAAGCAAAAGACACCTTATTCCAGGTTATCGGTGAGATGGATGAGGAAATGAAAAAACGCTTTGAGACGACCTTCACCAATATCCGTGCGCATTTCCACGATGTGTTCCGCTCTTTATTTGGAGGAGGAAGGGCAGATCTTGTGCTAACTGATCCGTCAGACATGCTGAATACGGGCGTAGATATTGTGGCACAACCGCCTGGTAAAAAACTGCAGAATCTTGGTCTCTTGTCAGGGGGAGAAAGAGCGTTAACGGCAATTGCTTTGTTATTCTCAATACTAAAAGTAAGACCTGTGCCGTTCTGCATCCTTGATGAAGTGGAAGCGGCGCTTGATGAAGCCAACGTACACCGCTTTGCCCAATACTTAAAGCAGTTCAGTGAAGAAACACAGTTCATCGTCATCACCCACCGCAAAGGAACGATGGTATTCAGTGATGTTCTTTACGGAGTAACGATGCAAGAATCCGGTGTCTCTAAATTGGTCTCTGTCCGGTTAGAAGAATCCAAAGAACTTGTTAAATAGAGAGGAAGAGAATGAGAAAATGAGTTTCTTTAAAAAGTTGAAAGAAAAGCTTACCACCCAAACAGATTCCGTAACGGAAAAATTCAGAGAAGGATTAACGAAAACTCGTGATTCCTTCTCTGGTAAAGTAAATGACCTTGTCGCTCGTTATCGCAAAGTCGATGAAGATTTCTTCGAAGAATTGGAGGAAATCTTAATCGGAGCGGATGTTGGCGTTAACACCGTGATGGAATTGATTGATGAGCTTAGAATGGAAGTGAAACGACGCAACATTCAAGATCCCCGCGAGGTTCAAAGTGTCATTTCTGAAAAGTTGGTGGAGATCTATCAAGCCGGAGATGACGTGTCTCCGACCATCAACTTTCAACAAGACGGCTTAACGGTTGTTCTGGTTGTAGGGGTAAACGGAGTAGGGAAAACTACGTCTATAGGAAAGATTGCTAAGAAACTGAAGCAAGAGGGGAAAAGTGTTCTTCTTGCAGCGGGAGATACATTCCGTGCCGGCGCTATCGACCAGCTTGAAGTATGGGGCGAACGTGTTGGAGTGGATGTGATCAAGCAATCAGAGGGCTCAGATCCTGCAGCTGTTATGTATGATGCCCTCCAAGCCGCTAAAGCTCGTAAAGTTGACGTACTTCTTTGTGATACAGCAGGTCGACTTCAAAACAAGGTCAATTTAATGAAGGAACTGGAAAAGGTGAAGCGTGTCATTGAGCGCGAGGTTCCGGGTGCACCGCATGAAGTTCTGCTAGTTCTGGATGCAACGACTGGCCAGAATGCATTAAGCCAGGCGAAGATCTTTTCTGAAGCAACGAATGTTACGGGAATCGTTTTGACGAAGCTTGACGGTACCGCAAAGGGCGGAATCGTTCTTGCTATCCGAAATGAAATGAAAATTCCGGTCAAGTTTGTCGGTTTAGGGGAAAAAGCAGAAGACTTGCAGGAGTTCAATGCAGAGCAATATGTGTACGGATTATTTGCAGATATGATGGAAAAAGAAGAAGCACAAGAAAGCTAATAAAAAAATCATCACTTGCCGCCCCTCCACTCTGACGGGCGGCTTTTATATAGAGAAGAAATTGTGGGAACCTGTTGATTTCCGTTCCAGGCGCTTCGCTTGCCTGCGGGCGGTCTGGAAGCCTCCTCGTCTTCGCCTGCGGGGTCTTCCCTATCCCTTCCTCCCGCGGGCGTCTGCGCGCCTTCCACTTCAATCAACAAGAAGGTTTCATTAATTTAAGGGTCTATGAAAAAGACGTTACATCTACTCAATTTTCAGCTGTGGATTGGAGCAATTGGCGAAGACTCCAGCGGGGGAGTAACGGTTGATTGAGACCCCGCAACGAAGTGAGGAGGCTCAAACACCGTCCCGCGGAAAGCGAAGCCATATGCGGAAAGGAACAGCGGTGGATAACCAACCAACAAATATTTTTCAAGTATAAAAGAACCTAAGGTGGTAATATGTTTTCTCTCATTTTCGCTTTTCCCCCAGTCAAGAAAAAAACTTGACATTCCATATTCCAACCTGTAAACTAAGCTATTGTAAAGGCATTTCACTTAACAAGGGAGAGTGAAGAGGATGCTTGAAAAAACAACGAGAATGAACTATCTATATGATTTCTATCAGTCGTTGTTAACACCAAAGCAACGAAGCTATATGTCTTTGTATTACTTAGATGATCACTCCCTTGGTGAGATAGCAGAGGAATATAACATAAGTCGTCAAGCAGTGTATGATAACATAAAACGTACAGAACAGATGCTTGAGCAATATGAAGAAAAGCTTTTGTTATTTCAAAAGTTTCAAGAGCGGCAGAAGCTTTTGCAGCAGATGAAAGATGAAGTCGATAAAGCGGAAAGACCGCTTTACGGCCAGTCTCTTTTAGCGCTGATCGAGTCGCTTGAGAAATTAGATTAGGGGGCGGCATACATGGCATTTGAAGGTTTAGCCGACCGTTTGCAAAATACGATACAGAAGATCCGCGGAAAAGGTAAGGTAAGCGAACAAGACGTTAAAGAAATGATGCGTGAAGTTCGACTGGCATTGCTTGAAGCGGATGTTAACTTCAAAGTAGTGAAAGACTTTGTAAAACGCGTGAATGAACGTGCAGTTGGACAAGAAGTCATGAAAAGTCTTACACCCGGTCAGCAAGTAATTAAAGTGGTAAAAGAAGAACTCACCGCGCTTATGGGCGGAGAGCAAAGTAAAATAGCTGTAAGCAGCCGACCGCCAACTGTCATTATGATGGTAGGTCTACAAGGTGCTGGTAAAACGACGACAACAGGAAAGCTTGCAAACTTATTGCGCAAAAAGCACAATAGGAAGCCGCTTTTAGTTGCGGCGGATATTTACCGACCGGCAGCGATTAAACAGCTTGAAACACTTGGAAAACAACTCAGCATGCCTGTATTCTCTTTAGGAGATCAGGTAAGTCCCGTTGAAATCGCAAAGCAAGCCATCCAAAAAGCGAAAGATGAGCACCATGATTATGTGCTGATCGATACTGCCGGACGTTTGCATGTGGATGAAAACTTAATGGACGAGTTAAAACAGGTAAAAGAAATCTCCAACCCGGATGAAATCTTCCTTGTTGTCGATGCAATGACAGGACAAGATGCTGTAAATGTAGCGCAAAGCTTCAATGAACAGCTTGGCTTGACTGGCGTTGTCTTAACAAAGCTTGATGGAGATACACGAGGTGGAGCTGCATTATCCGTTAAGGCGGTAACCAATACCCCAATCAAGTATATTGGTATGGGTGAAAAATTGGATGCCATCGAGCCTTTCCATCCTGAACGTATGGCCTCTCGTATTTTAGGTATGGGAGATGTGCTGACTCTTATCGAGAAAGCACAATCGAATGTAGATGAAGAGAAAGCCAAGGAGCTTGAACAGAAACTGCGTACGATGAACTTTACGTTTGATGATTTTCTGGAACAGCTTGGCCAAGTAAGAAACATGGGCCCACTTGATGAAATACTGGGAATGATTCCTGGAGCCAACAAGATGAAAGGCTTAAAAAATGTCCAGGTGGATGAAAAGCAGATTGGTCACGTGGAGGCAGTTATCCAATCCATGACCAAAGCGGAGAAAGATAATCCAGATCTAATCAACGCTAGCCGCAAAAAGCGGATAGCAAAAGGTAGCGGACGACCTATTCAGGAAGTTAACCGTCTACTCAAACAATTTGAAGAGATGAAAAAAATGATGAAACAGATGACAAGCATGCAAAAAGGAAAAGGTAAAAAAGGCGGCTTCAAATTCCCTTTCATGTAAGCATCAACAGCATTTTTTCTCTTAATAAATAAAGTGACAAGAAAAAACACTTTA
This window of the Sutcliffiella horikoshii genome carries:
- the acpP gene encoding acyl carrier protein codes for the protein MADVLERVTKIIVDRLGVDESEVNLDSKFKDDLGADSLDVVELVMELEDEFDMEISDDEAENITTVADAVNYIKANA
- the plsX gene encoding phosphate acyltransferase PlsX, with product MRIAIDAMGGDHAPKSIVEGVMKAVEKYNDVTFTLVGDENKIRPYLTNEKQITILHTDEVISGDEEPVRAVRRKKNASMVLMAKEVKEARADACISAGNTGALMTAGLLIVGRIKGIERPALSPTLPTGDGKGFVMMDVGANADAKPEHLFQYALMGSIYAEKVRGIKAPRVGLLNVGTEDKKGNELTKAAFEYIKESNAVHFVGNVEARDLLNGVADVVVTDGFTGNITLKAIEGTALSVFDMLKEALTSDLKSKLAAAVLKPKLKTIKNKMDYSEYGGAALFGLKAPVVKAHGSSDDNAVFNAIRQTREMLQKEMVGTIANTIEKMEFVTTQENGGE
- the smc gene encoding chromosome segregation protein SMC; this encodes MYLKRLEVVGFKSFAEKISVDFVPGVTAVVGPNGSGKSNIIDAIRWVLGEQSAKSLRGSKMEDIIFAGSDSRRALNMAEVTLTLDNSNRILPIDYMEVSVTRRALRSGDSEFLINKQTCRLKDIVDLFMDSGLGKEAFSIISQGKVEEILSSKSEERRSIFEEAAGVLKYKSRKKKAESKLMDTQENLNRVSDILHELEGQVEPLKIQASIAKDYLEKKEELEQIEVGVTVHEIEELHQKWEQNSLEVKNSTEKELVLSSELSHKEATLEKYKDQVAALDESIDSLQQALLVASSELEKLEGRKEVLKERKKNATTNRAQLESSSVELAEFIDAQKKRLESEKLLLDTLRQELVLTEQQLKEKQVINEQFDQNIEGKIDALKSDYIELLNKQAAIRNEVSYLEQQEKQEGMKVTRLDEGNRKYVDLRANTQQKKDKVLTDHKQVQEELNQTVDRFRAEQANLEQFKQSYQKKETTLYQAYQFLQQTRARKEMLETMQGDFTGFFQGVKEILKARDENRLTGIKGAVAELIQVNQDVETAIEIALGSATQHIVVDNEQNARTSIQYLKTNGFGRATFLPMTVMKPRTLSDYQVNQISQHEAFVGLAASLVEYDKAYENIVNNLLGNIVIAKDLKGANALAGILQHRYRIVTLEGDVVNPGGSMTGGAVKQKSNSLLSRGRELDSISAKLEEMENKTALLEDQVKTLKKKIEEKESQVIELKGTGEELRYKEQQVASLLREVELEEKNVNEHLSLYDYEKQQLTISMKDALNKKAKLDVDLKTVGMQIAALDKEIAELNSLRLEQHANKENVQNELTQLKVDYAGKKEKLTNQSEKVDTIETDLKQATERLTDIKEDLSLLQSEMNDNSSGEQKLEVAAAEKLQDKNTTMKLIAERRAERLSYHEKVEQEELELKDLKRQYKQLTEVLKAEEVKMNRLDVELDNRLHHLREEYMLSFEAAKADYPLEMELEEARKKLKLIKLAIEELGTVNIAAIEEYDRVSERYTFLKVQKDDLQEAKDTLFQVIGEMDEEMKKRFETTFTNIRAHFHDVFRSLFGGGRADLVLTDPSDMLNTGVDIVAQPPGKKLQNLGLLSGGERALTAIALLFSILKVRPVPFCILDEVEAALDEANVHRFAQYLKQFSEETQFIVITHRKGTMVFSDVLYGVTMQESGVSKLVSVRLEESKELVK
- the rnc gene encoding ribonuclease III, translating into MTRSKSRINEMKNEATIKNFVMLQEKLGVKFHNEKLLYQAFTHSSYVNEHRRKPYEDNERLEFLGDAVLELTISQFLYKKYPMMSEGQLTKLRASIVCEPSLVSFANDLSFGQYVLLGKGEEITGGRARPALLADVFEAFIGALYLDLGLETVFQFLEKYVYPKINEGAFSHVMDFKSQLQEMIQRNALGIIEYEVLEEKGPAHNREFVSKVSLNKEEMGIGVGRSKKEAEQHAAQFALQKLKKVRK
- the ftsY gene encoding signal recognition particle-docking protein FtsY; translated protein: MSFFKKLKEKLTTQTDSVTEKFREGLTKTRDSFSGKVNDLVARYRKVDEDFFEELEEILIGADVGVNTVMELIDELRMEVKRRNIQDPREVQSVISEKLVEIYQAGDDVSPTINFQQDGLTVVLVVGVNGVGKTTSIGKIAKKLKQEGKSVLLAAGDTFRAGAIDQLEVWGERVGVDVIKQSEGSDPAAVMYDALQAAKARKVDVLLCDTAGRLQNKVNLMKELEKVKRVIEREVPGAPHEVLLVLDATTGQNALSQAKIFSEATNVTGIVLTKLDGTAKGGIVLAIRNEMKIPVKFVGLGEKAEDLQEFNAEQYVYGLFADMMEKEEAQES
- the fabG gene encoding 3-oxoacyl-[acyl-carrier-protein] reductase: MLKGKTAVVTGASRGIGRAVALELAEQGANVVVNYSGSEAKAYEVVEAIKEMGSEAIAVRCNVGNMEDVQAMMKEALTQFGTIDILVNNAGITRDNLLMRMKEDEWDDVININLKGVFNATKAVTRQMMKQRSGRIINIASIVGVMGNAGQANYVAAKAGVIGLTKSTARELASRHITVNAIAPGFITTDMTDKLTEEVKAEMLKQIPLARFGEAKDIASVVSFLASEKSAYITGQTLHVDGGMVM
- the fabD gene encoding ACP S-malonyltransferase produces the protein MGKVAFVFPGQGSQIVGMAQELATEYKEVQTVIDQADEKLGYKLSSLMFEGPQEELTLTYNAQPALLTSSIAILQLLKQSGIKADYTAGHSLGEYSALVAADAISFEDAVYTVHMRGKYMEEAVPAGVGSMAAVLGLDEGLLKEACEEASVEAGPVQLANLNCPGQIVISGSAKGVSLASDKAKEKGAKRVIPLVVSGPFHSSLMKPAASKLEDTLTSISIDDSKIPVIANVDAKEMTSASEIPVKLVEQLYSPVRWEQSVEKLIELGVDTFIEVGPGKVLSGLIKKVNRRATTIPVYDKETLQKAINHFKGEGSTNA
- a CDS encoding putative DNA-binding protein, with the translated sequence MLEKTTRMNYLYDFYQSLLTPKQRSYMSLYYLDDHSLGEIAEEYNISRQAVYDNIKRTEQMLEQYEEKLLLFQKFQERQKLLQQMKDEVDKAERPLYGQSLLALIESLEKLD
- the ffh gene encoding signal recognition particle protein, which gives rise to MAFEGLADRLQNTIQKIRGKGKVSEQDVKEMMREVRLALLEADVNFKVVKDFVKRVNERAVGQEVMKSLTPGQQVIKVVKEELTALMGGEQSKIAVSSRPPTVIMMVGLQGAGKTTTTGKLANLLRKKHNRKPLLVAADIYRPAAIKQLETLGKQLSMPVFSLGDQVSPVEIAKQAIQKAKDEHHDYVLIDTAGRLHVDENLMDELKQVKEISNPDEIFLVVDAMTGQDAVNVAQSFNEQLGLTGVVLTKLDGDTRGGAALSVKAVTNTPIKYIGMGEKLDAIEPFHPERMASRILGMGDVLTLIEKAQSNVDEEKAKELEQKLRTMNFTFDDFLEQLGQVRNMGPLDEILGMIPGANKMKGLKNVQVDEKQIGHVEAVIQSMTKAEKDNPDLINASRKKRIAKGSGRPIQEVNRLLKQFEEMKKMMKQMTSMQKGKGKKGGFKFPFM